One Bacteroidota bacterium genomic window carries:
- a CDS encoding YitT family protein, which yields MEILKSKKKIILEYILIAFGAFVMALGISIFLIDAKVVPGGVSGLSMALYYFTNGALPVGVAIWILNVPLYIWGLKELGKSFGIRTFYGFTLNSFFIDLLRGDFPGVPFIRLQDTQTVKDLLQNDFLFLILIGSVLLGTGLGIIFKFGGTTAGSDIVAAILKKKYGIKPGTAIIMIDIFVILLAGFIIDQKGLSPEKPALSLTLYAIFLLFVSSQLIDFIIDGFDYAKAALIITDKHNEVGEAIMNELSRGATALKSRGLYRNVDREVIYTVVTNKELPVLTEIVHKVDPTAFMIINNVHEILGDGFRRRI from the coding sequence ATGGAAATACTTAAATCGAAGAAAAAAATAATTCTTGAATATATACTGATTGCTTTTGGTGCTTTTGTGATGGCACTCGGAATCAGCATCTTCCTTATAGATGCAAAGGTGGTGCCGGGTGGAGTCAGCGGACTTTCGATGGCGCTTTACTATTTTACGAACGGGGCATTGCCAGTTGGTGTGGCTATCTGGATATTGAATGTGCCGCTTTACATATGGGGACTGAAAGAACTTGGAAAATCGTTCGGAATCAGGACTTTTTATGGATTTACACTAAACTCATTCTTTATCGATCTGTTACGGGGCGATTTCCCCGGAGTCCCGTTTATCAGACTTCAGGATACGCAAACAGTGAAGGATCTGCTCCAAAACGACTTCCTCTTTCTGATACTAATCGGTTCAGTTCTTCTTGGAACGGGGCTCGGGATAATCTTTAAGTTTGGAGGAACAACAGCGGGATCTGATATAGTGGCTGCAATTCTGAAAAAGAAATACGGAATCAAGCCCGGAACCGCCATCATAATGATCGACATTTTTGTGATACTTCTTGCGGGGTTTATCATCGACCAGAAGGGTCTCAGTCCCGAAAAACCTGCTCTTTCTCTCACACTTTATGCAATTTTTCTTCTGTTCGTTTCGTCACAGTTGATCGATTTTATCATCGACGGGTTTGATTATGCAAAAGCCGCTTTGATAATAACCGATAAACACAATGAAGTGGGTGAAGCGATAATGAATGAACTGAGCCGTGGCGCAACAGCTCTAAAGTCGAGGGGTCTCTACAGAAATGTGGATCGGGAAGTCATTTATACCGTGGTAACAAACAAGGAATTGCCCGTCCTGACCGAAATAGTGCATAAAGTCGATCCAACGGCATTTATGATTATCAATAATGTACATGAGATTCTCGGAGATGGCTTCAGGAGGAGGATTTAG